The Herminiimonas arsenitoxidans genome window below encodes:
- a CDS encoding Shedu anti-phage system protein SduA domain-containing protein produces MTKGFLIDTELEMLRNGKPSITSIPDLPTALSSAIGEEAFHQSLCRHSEYLQLPFVKHHGIWFNWILTKYPLPNGNVTDFAYLVTTSASNTIVLVEIEDPAKKMWVGKPIKPEKSDPFVKALEQVMRWRADLREPENYSQLIAGFKALMGKSGMALNSWYVKYVLIYGRSSENDTVARKKMYADLQQEDIELMTFDNLVSAKKILTSSQRKNIVKAFHPGPTFSYAYLNTEPRSEFAYLDYGKFSIDKDARELLVALGFDINAWEQGKLLSANRGKDLPTIYGDV; encoded by the coding sequence ATGACTAAAGGCTTTCTGATCGATACCGAACTGGAGATGCTGCGAAACGGGAAACCAAGCATTACTAGTATTCCTGACCTGCCTACTGCACTGAGTTCCGCAATCGGAGAAGAAGCCTTTCATCAGTCGCTATGTCGTCATTCCGAATATCTGCAACTGCCTTTTGTGAAACATCATGGCATTTGGTTCAACTGGATTCTGACAAAGTATCCGCTCCCTAACGGCAACGTTACAGATTTTGCCTATTTGGTAACTACTTCTGCAAGTAACACAATTGTATTAGTTGAGATAGAGGATCCTGCTAAGAAAATGTGGGTCGGGAAGCCAATAAAGCCAGAAAAATCGGACCCCTTTGTTAAAGCCCTCGAACAAGTGATGCGATGGCGGGCTGACCTTCGGGAACCAGAGAACTATTCCCAACTAATAGCCGGATTCAAGGCATTGATGGGAAAATCGGGAATGGCACTGAATAGTTGGTATGTGAAATATGTGCTGATTTATGGACGTAGTAGTGAAAACGATACCGTTGCGCGGAAGAAAATGTATGCCGATCTGCAGCAAGAAGATATTGAATTAATGACCTTTGATAATTTGGTAAGTGCGAAGAAGATCCTCACTTCTTCGCAGCGAAAAAATATTGTCAAAGCATTCCATCCTGGTCCAACGTTCTCGTACGCCTACTTGAATACTGAGCCGAGATCCGAATTCGCTTATCTGGACTATGGGAAGTTTTCTATTGATAAAGACGCACGCGAGTTATTAGTCGCGCTTGGATTTGATATCAATGCTTGGGAACAGGGAAAATTACTGAGCGCGAACAGGGGTAAAGATTTGCCAACTATTTACGGCGATGTTTAG